Proteins from a single region of Egicoccus sp. AB-alg2:
- the def gene encoding peptide deformylase — protein MPVEELLVRGEPVPILRWGEPVLHRPARPVTSFDADLWDLLATMFATNRAAHGAGLAAPQIGSDLAVFVYDCEDARGRRRQGLVCNPTIARLPATRHDVAPEGCLSLPGAYLPFTRPDTAVCRGQDQFGRPVTVRGTGVLARCLQHETDHLRGVVLEDHLTPRQRRDLMRQHDRVADDYPTHWPAR, from the coding sequence ATGCCCGTGGAGGAGTTGCTCGTACGGGGCGAGCCGGTCCCGATCCTGCGGTGGGGCGAGCCCGTGCTGCACCGTCCCGCGCGCCCCGTGACGTCCTTCGACGCGGACCTGTGGGACCTGCTCGCGACGATGTTCGCGACCAACCGGGCGGCGCACGGCGCGGGGCTGGCGGCGCCCCAGATCGGCAGCGACCTCGCCGTGTTCGTGTACGACTGCGAAGACGCGCGGGGCCGGCGACGCCAGGGACTGGTGTGCAACCCGACGATCGCGCGGCTCCCCGCGACCCGACACGACGTCGCGCCGGAAGGCTGCCTGTCGCTGCCGGGCGCCTATCTCCCGTTCACCCGCCCCGACACGGCGGTGTGCCGTGGGCAGGACCAGTTCGGTCGCCCGGTGACGGTCCGCGGCACCGGTGTGCTCGCGCGCTGCCTGCAGCACGAGACCGACCACCTGCGGGGCGTCGTCCTCGAGGACCACCTGACGCCGAGGCAGCGGCGCGACCTGATGCGGCAGCACGACCGCGTGGCCGACGACTACCCGACCCACTGGCCTGCGCGCTGA
- a CDS encoding TspO/MBR family protein, which translates to MATNVGDRTHVGGTGRNVVALLAFVAVSAVAGGIGNLLQGDDVGSRYLALDRPAWAPPQEAFGIVWPVLYLLIGLAAWLVWRQAGSVAAARVALSLWAAQLVVNAIWPGVFFGAGWFWPAVAVIAVLDVLVVATIAAFGRHRRLAAALLVPYLAWLLYATALNVAIAAAN; encoded by the coding sequence GTGGCCACGAACGTCGGCGACCGCACACACGTGGGCGGCACCGGACGCAACGTCGTCGCGCTGCTGGCCTTCGTCGCCGTCAGCGCGGTCGCGGGCGGCATCGGCAACCTGCTGCAGGGCGACGACGTCGGCAGCCGCTACCTCGCGCTGGACCGGCCCGCCTGGGCGCCGCCACAGGAGGCGTTCGGGATCGTATGGCCCGTCCTCTACCTGCTGATCGGACTGGCCGCGTGGCTCGTGTGGCGGCAGGCGGGCAGTGTCGCGGCGGCGCGCGTGGCGCTGTCGCTGTGGGCGGCGCAACTGGTCGTGAACGCCATCTGGCCCGGCGTCTTCTTCGGCGCCGGCTGGTTCTGGCCGGCCGTCGCCGTCATCGCCGTCCTGGACGTCCTGGTCGTCGCGACGATCGCGGCGTTCGGGCGTCACCGCCGCCTCGCCGCGGCACTGCTCGTGCCCTACCTCGCCTGGCTGCTGTACGCGACGGCGCTGAACGTGGCGATCGCCGCCGCCAACTGA
- the cimA gene encoding citramalate synthase, whose protein sequence is MTSATAHSPLPDPAAGLDLYDTTLRDGTQREGVSLSVDDKLRVARRMDELGVAYIEGGWPGANPKDTAFFARAADGELALEHATLVAFGMTRGAGRAAEADPLLQALVDARTDVICLVGKSWGYHVDEALGVPRAENLAMVADSIRHLSALGKRVFFDAEHFFDGFARDGAYAREVVTAAAEAGAECVVLCDTNGGAMPWDVAEIVGGLVRDLPSQVGLHFHDDGGCAVANSLLGIEAGATHVQGTANGLGERCGNANLFTILADLQLKRGLQLVPADRLERLTEISHTVAELCNQTTPSIAPYVGHTAFSHKAGLHASALAKAPDMYQHVEPEEVGNRQRLVVSELAGRSNVLLKAKELGVDIDDEQARAVLAEVKRREAAGWTYEAADASFDLLLRRVTGLLPAAAEPFRSQHYRVSVAGGSADLTGADGPAEAILAVEVHGQRRLGAGEGNGPVDALDHAFRNAVNGTWPQLDRIHLSDYKVRVLEASAGTDAVTRVLVTSTDGVDVWDTVGVHPNVVEASWLALSDAYTHAILRVDWPGSADG, encoded by the coding sequence GTGACCAGCGCCACCGCCCACAGCCCGCTGCCCGACCCGGCGGCCGGACTGGACCTGTACGACACGACGCTGCGTGACGGCACGCAACGCGAAGGCGTCAGCCTGTCGGTCGACGACAAGCTGCGGGTCGCCCGGCGCATGGACGAACTCGGCGTGGCCTACATCGAGGGCGGCTGGCCGGGCGCCAACCCGAAGGACACCGCGTTCTTCGCCCGCGCCGCCGACGGCGAGCTCGCGCTCGAGCACGCCACGCTGGTGGCGTTCGGGATGACCCGTGGTGCGGGGCGTGCGGCGGAGGCCGACCCGCTGCTGCAGGCGCTCGTCGACGCCCGCACCGACGTGATCTGCCTCGTGGGCAAGTCGTGGGGCTACCACGTCGACGAGGCCCTGGGGGTGCCGCGGGCCGAGAACCTCGCGATGGTGGCGGACTCCATCCGCCACCTGAGCGCGCTGGGCAAGCGGGTGTTCTTCGACGCCGAGCACTTCTTCGACGGCTTCGCCCGCGACGGCGCCTACGCCCGCGAGGTCGTCACCGCCGCGGCCGAGGCGGGCGCCGAATGCGTCGTGCTGTGCGACACCAACGGCGGCGCGATGCCGTGGGACGTCGCGGAGATCGTGGGCGGCCTGGTGCGTGACCTGCCGAGTCAGGTCGGGCTGCACTTCCACGACGACGGTGGCTGTGCGGTGGCCAACTCGCTGCTGGGGATCGAGGCCGGCGCCACGCACGTCCAGGGGACCGCCAACGGACTGGGGGAGCGCTGCGGGAACGCGAACCTGTTCACGATCCTCGCCGACCTGCAGCTCAAGCGCGGCCTGCAACTGGTCCCGGCGGACCGGCTGGAACGGCTCACCGAGATCAGCCACACCGTCGCGGAGCTGTGCAACCAGACCACCCCGTCGATCGCTCCGTACGTCGGCCACACGGCATTCAGCCACAAGGCCGGCCTGCACGCCTCGGCGCTGGCCAAGGCGCCGGACATGTACCAGCACGTCGAACCGGAGGAGGTCGGCAACCGGCAGCGGCTGGTCGTCTCGGAGCTGGCCGGACGCTCCAACGTGTTGCTGAAGGCCAAGGAGCTGGGGGTCGACATCGACGACGAGCAGGCCCGCGCGGTGCTCGCCGAGGTCAAGCGGCGCGAGGCCGCGGGGTGGACCTACGAGGCGGCCGACGCCTCGTTCGACCTGCTGCTGCGGCGGGTGACCGGGCTGCTGCCGGCAGCCGCCGAGCCGTTCCGCTCCCAGCACTACCGGGTCAGCGTCGCGGGCGGCTCGGCCGACCTCACCGGCGCCGACGGGCCGGCCGAGGCGATCCTCGCCGTCGAGGTGCACGGCCAGCGGCGCCTGGGGGCCGGCGAGGGCAACGGGCCGGTCGACGCCCTCGACCACGCCTTCCGCAACGCCGTGAACGGCACGTGGCCGCAGCTCGACCGCATCCACCTGTCCGACTACAAGGTGCGGGTCCTCGAGGCGTCGGCCGGCACCGACGCCGTGACGCGCGTCCTGGTCACCTCGACCGACGGGGTCGACGTGTGGGACACCGTCGGGGTGCATCCCAACGTCGTGGAGGCCTCGTGGCTGGCGTTGTCGGACGCTTACACCCACGCGATCCTGCGGGTGGACTGGCCGGGGAGCGCGGACGGGTAG
- a CDS encoding dodecin, translating into MSHVYKKIELVGSSREGVDDAIRRAIAKAAESVHHLDWFEVKEIRGWIQDGAVQHTQVTLQVGFRIEDHADD; encoded by the coding sequence ATGTCGCACGTCTACAAGAAGATCGAACTGGTCGGTTCCAGCCGCGAGGGCGTCGACGACGCCATCCGCCGCGCCATCGCCAAGGCGGCAGAGTCCGTGCACCACCTCGACTGGTTCGAGGTGAAGGAGATCCGCGGCTGGATCCAGGACGGCGCCGTGCAGCACACCCAGGTGACCCTGCAGGTCGGCTTCCGCATCGAGGACCACGCCGACGACTGA
- a CDS encoding GNAT family N-acetyltransferase — translation MTSELEPERLTDDDALPFARAVSRHFHEDESDDDLQAWVDIVREPATAFRGWVVRDRDQIVANYGIYSMDVSVPGGARMPMAGVTAVGVSQTHRRRGLLSKMMRAGLDDAADRGEPVAMLFASESAIYGRFGFGVLAPSFNYRIDRGVAFRDPVDTRVVEPATPEQAHAEWPQILERVRDHRPGCATRSPQWWRAAVVHDPASWRNGASARRLIHVPGRGYASYRVKNDWGHDSLPDGEVRLAEVVATDPEAEAALWQYVCNLDLTARVVAFMRPADDALPELVVDRLRLRATTASPLYARLLDVQAAFEGRSYTSSGRLVLAVADGYRDQSGTWTLEVSPEGASMRRTDDEPDLELPIDALASVWLGGVRAVQLAAARRLVERRPDAAADLDRLVAAERAPWTPFEF, via the coding sequence ATGACGTCCGAACTCGAGCCCGAGCGCCTCACCGACGACGACGCGCTGCCCTTCGCGCGCGCGGTCTCACGCCACTTCCACGAAGACGAGAGCGACGACGACCTGCAGGCCTGGGTCGACATCGTCCGCGAACCCGCCACGGCCTTCCGGGGTTGGGTCGTGCGCGACCGGGACCAGATCGTCGCCAACTACGGCATCTATTCGATGGACGTGTCCGTGCCGGGCGGGGCGCGGATGCCCATGGCCGGCGTGACCGCCGTCGGCGTCTCGCAGACCCACCGTCGCCGGGGGCTGCTCAGCAAGATGATGCGCGCCGGGCTCGACGACGCCGCCGACCGCGGCGAGCCGGTCGCCATGCTCTTCGCCTCCGAGTCCGCCATCTACGGTCGCTTCGGGTTCGGGGTGCTGGCGCCCTCGTTCAACTACCGCATCGACCGCGGCGTCGCCTTCCGCGACCCGGTCGACACCCGCGTCGTCGAGCCCGCCACGCCCGAGCAGGCGCACGCGGAATGGCCGCAGATCCTCGAGCGGGTCCGTGACCACCGCCCCGGGTGCGCGACCCGCAGCCCGCAGTGGTGGCGGGCCGCCGTCGTGCACGATCCCGCTTCGTGGCGCAACGGCGCCAGCGCCCGCCGGCTCATCCACGTCCCCGGCCGGGGGTACGCCAGCTACCGGGTCAAGAACGACTGGGGGCACGACAGCCTCCCCGACGGCGAGGTCCGCCTGGCCGAGGTGGTCGCGACGGATCCGGAGGCCGAGGCCGCGTTGTGGCAGTACGTCTGCAACCTCGACCTGACCGCCCGGGTGGTCGCGTTCATGCGTCCGGCCGACGACGCGCTTCCCGAACTGGTCGTGGACCGGTTGCGCCTGCGGGCGACCACGGCCTCGCCGCTGTACGCGCGCCTGCTCGACGTGCAGGCGGCGTTCGAGGGGCGCAGCTACACGAGTTCGGGCCGGCTCGTGCTGGCCGTCGCCGACGGCTACCGGGACCAGTCGGGCACGTGGACGCTGGAGGTCTCGCCGGAGGGGGCGTCCATGCGACGCACCGACGACGAGCCCGACCTGGAGTTGCCGATCGACGCGCTGGCATCCGTGTGGCTCGGCGGGGTCCGGGCCGTGCAACTGGCGGCGGCGAGGCGGCTGGTCGAGCGACGCCCCGACGCCGCGGCCGACCTCGACCGGCTGGTGGCGGCCGAGCGGGCGCCCTGGACGCCGTTCGAGTTCTGA
- a CDS encoding fumarylacetoacetate hydrolase family protein, whose protein sequence is MARIVRFVHAQTGPSPRYGVLEDDGHVVVIEPHPFTRFQPSGERVPLEGLHLLAPVIPSKIVCVGKNYRDHAAEMGGDVPEEPLFFLKPSSSVVGPGEPIRIPTDLTDEVHHEAEVAVVIGKLLQRVTPEQAIDGILGYTAANDVTARDLQRRESQWFRGKGFDTFCPLGPAIATGLDAGDLRVRCYVDDELRQDGTTADLVFGIADLVAEVSQVVTLLPSDVLLTGTPAGVGPLAPGQRVRVEVDGIGVLDNPVVDRQAGGTGGGATGPRSNGHDDA, encoded by the coding sequence GTGGCCCGCATCGTCCGGTTCGTCCATGCCCAGACCGGCCCGTCCCCGCGCTACGGCGTGCTCGAGGACGACGGTCACGTGGTCGTGATCGAACCGCACCCGTTCACGCGGTTCCAGCCGTCGGGTGAGCGGGTGCCGCTGGAGGGCCTCCACCTGCTGGCGCCGGTGATCCCGTCGAAGATCGTCTGCGTGGGCAAGAACTACCGCGACCACGCGGCGGAGATGGGCGGCGACGTCCCCGAGGAGCCGCTGTTCTTCCTCAAGCCCTCGTCGTCGGTCGTCGGGCCCGGCGAGCCGATCCGGATCCCGACCGACCTCACCGACGAGGTGCACCACGAGGCCGAGGTCGCGGTCGTGATCGGCAAGCTGCTGCAGCGGGTGACGCCGGAGCAGGCCATCGACGGGATCCTCGGCTACACGGCCGCCAACGACGTCACGGCCCGCGACCTGCAGCGGCGCGAGAGCCAGTGGTTCCGCGGCAAGGGGTTCGACACGTTCTGCCCGTTGGGTCCGGCGATCGCGACCGGCCTGGATGCCGGTGACCTGCGGGTTCGTTGCTACGTCGACGACGAGTTGCGACAGGACGGCACCACGGCCGACCTCGTGTTCGGGATCGCCGACCTCGTGGCCGAGGTGTCCCAGGTCGTGACCCTGCTGCCCAGCGACGTGCTGCTCACCGGCACACCTGCCGGCGTCGGACCGCTCGCACCCGGACAGCGTGTCCGGGTCGAGGTGGATGGCATCGGCGTGCTCGACAACCCGGTCGTGGACCGGCAGGCGGGCGGGACGGGCGGCGGGGCCACCGGGCCGCGGTCCAACGGCCACGACGACGCCTGA
- the purB gene encoding adenylosuccinate lyase, giving the protein MPIPNVLAARYASPPMQALWSPEGKVVLERQLWIAVLRAQRDLGVDVPDGVVEAYEAVVDKVDLDAIAARERVTRHDVKARIEEFCALAGHEHVHKGMTSRDLTENVEQLQVRRSLEVVRDRCVAALALLADRAAEFTALVVAGRSHNVPAQATTLGKRFANAGEELLQATQRIEELLVRYPLRGIKGPVGTQQDMLDLLGDAARVDRLEARVQEHLGFTARLDSVGQVYPRSLDLDVVGALVQAAAGPSSLATTIRLMAGQELATEGFQPGQVGSSAMPHKMNSRSCERVNGFKVILDGHLTMVSGLAGTQWNEGDVSDSVVRRVALPDAFFAVDGLFETFLTVLVEFGAYPAVVERELARYLPFLATTKVLVAAVRAGVGREVAHEVIKEHAVAAALAMRETGRTENDLLDRLAADERLPLDRVTLDGLLADRLGFVGTAETQVARFVDAVGEVTRRHPDAATYRPGAIL; this is encoded by the coding sequence GTGCCCATCCCGAACGTCCTCGCCGCCCGATACGCGAGCCCGCCGATGCAGGCGCTGTGGTCCCCCGAGGGCAAGGTCGTCCTCGAACGGCAGCTCTGGATCGCCGTGCTGCGCGCGCAGCGCGACCTGGGCGTGGACGTCCCGGACGGTGTCGTCGAGGCGTACGAGGCGGTGGTCGACAAGGTCGACCTGGACGCGATCGCGGCTCGCGAACGGGTCACCCGCCACGACGTCAAGGCCCGCATCGAGGAGTTCTGTGCCCTGGCCGGGCACGAGCACGTGCACAAGGGCATGACCTCCAGGGACCTGACCGAGAACGTCGAACAGCTGCAGGTGCGACGCTCGCTCGAAGTGGTCCGCGACCGTTGCGTCGCGGCGCTCGCGCTGCTGGCCGACCGGGCCGCGGAGTTCACCGCGCTGGTGGTGGCCGGCCGCAGCCACAACGTCCCCGCGCAGGCCACCACGCTGGGCAAGCGCTTCGCGAACGCCGGGGAGGAGCTGCTGCAGGCCACCCAGCGGATCGAGGAGTTGCTGGTCCGCTATCCGCTGCGCGGCATCAAGGGGCCCGTCGGCACGCAGCAGGACATGCTCGACCTGCTCGGTGACGCGGCGCGGGTCGACCGGCTCGAGGCGCGCGTCCAGGAGCACCTCGGCTTCACCGCCCGGCTCGACAGCGTCGGCCAGGTCTATCCGCGCTCCCTCGACCTCGACGTCGTCGGGGCACTGGTGCAGGCGGCGGCCGGACCGTCCAGTCTCGCCACCACCATCCGGCTGATGGCCGGTCAGGAACTGGCCACCGAGGGGTTCCAACCGGGCCAGGTCGGGTCGTCGGCGATGCCGCACAAGATGAACTCGCGCTCGTGCGAGCGGGTCAACGGGTTCAAGGTGATCCTCGACGGCCACCTCACGATGGTGTCCGGACTGGCCGGCACCCAGTGGAACGAGGGGGACGTGTCGGACTCGGTCGTCCGTCGTGTGGCGCTGCCCGACGCCTTCTTCGCCGTCGACGGGCTGTTCGAGACGTTCCTGACCGTGCTGGTGGAGTTCGGCGCCTACCCGGCGGTCGTGGAGCGAGAACTGGCCCGCTACCTGCCGTTCCTCGCCACCACGAAGGTGCTGGTCGCGGCCGTGCGGGCCGGCGTCGGGCGCGAGGTGGCGCACGAGGTGATCAAGGAGCACGCCGTCGCGGCGGCGCTCGCCATGCGCGAGACCGGCCGGACGGAGAACGACCTGCTCGACCGGCTCGCCGCGGACGAGCGTCTCCCGCTGGATCGCGTCACGCTGGACGGGCTGCTGGCCGACCGGCTCGGCTTCGTCGGCACTGCGGAGACACAGGTCGCCCGGTTCGTCGACGCGGTCGGCGAGGTCACCCGGCGCCACCCGGACGCGGCGACCTACCGGCCCGGCGCGATCCTCTAG
- a CDS encoding glutamate--tRNA ligase, whose product MSTTSAPRVRFCPAPSGWLHVGSVRAALYNFLHARHHGGTFVFRIEDTDVSRATEESMRSMMEAMAWIGLDWDEGPEPVGDGFASRGDYGPYRQSERTALYAAVARRLEAAGATYRDYRTAEELEAWRETHRSGRGEGPPVVKASTFEHAPEEAARLADEGRPASLRLRTPESGTVVVEDLVRGEVRWDWAQISDPVIARSDGSATYPLANSVDDLAQGISLICRGEDLLSVTPRQVLLYGLLTADDGQGSTILDAALAEVGLPARAPGWAPPQAFAHLPMVVGMDRKKLSKRHGSVSVQEFARQGFLPETLRNYLALLGWAPRDGRERLTDEELVAEFDLNAVGRSAAAFDVDKLTAFNGERIRDLDPDALADRLLPFLDGTYGEALVATPPNGDQLAVVRGLVPLVQERMQRLDEVQRYAPAFLRDEVAFDPDSVAKVFGKAGSIEAIEAAQRVLADVDWSVEAIEAALRGLPEELGIGFGKVAQPIRVAVTGSSVSPPLFESIELLGRDRTLARLTAALPVAKEARGDA is encoded by the coding sequence GTGTCCACCACCTCCGCCCCGCGCGTCCGCTTCTGCCCGGCTCCCTCCGGGTGGCTCCACGTCGGCAGCGTCCGCGCCGCCCTCTACAACTTCCTCCATGCCCGCCACCACGGCGGCACCTTCGTGTTCCGGATCGAGGACACCGACGTGTCGCGGGCGACCGAGGAGTCGATGCGGTCGATGATGGAGGCCATGGCCTGGATCGGGCTCGACTGGGACGAGGGCCCCGAGCCGGTCGGTGACGGGTTCGCCTCGCGGGGCGACTACGGGCCCTACCGCCAGTCCGAGCGCACGGCCCTGTACGCGGCCGTGGCGCGACGGCTCGAGGCAGCGGGCGCGACCTACCGCGACTACCGCACCGCCGAGGAGCTGGAGGCGTGGCGCGAGACGCACCGCAGCGGGCGCGGCGAGGGCCCGCCGGTGGTGAAGGCCTCCACGTTCGAGCACGCGCCCGAAGAGGCGGCCCGCCTCGCCGACGAAGGCCGCCCGGCGTCGTTGCGGCTGCGGACCCCGGAGTCGGGCACGGTCGTGGTCGAGGACCTCGTTCGCGGTGAGGTGCGCTGGGACTGGGCGCAGATCTCCGACCCGGTCATCGCCCGCTCCGACGGCAGCGCCACCTACCCGCTGGCCAACTCGGTCGACGACCTCGCGCAGGGCATCTCGCTGATCTGCCGCGGGGAGGACCTGCTGTCGGTCACCCCGCGGCAGGTCCTGCTCTACGGGCTGCTGACGGCCGACGACGGTCAGGGTTCGACCATCCTCGACGCCGCCCTGGCCGAGGTGGGACTGCCGGCGCGTGCACCGGGGTGGGCGCCGCCGCAGGCGTTCGCGCACCTGCCGATGGTGGTCGGCATGGACCGCAAGAAGCTGTCCAAGCGCCACGGCTCGGTGTCCGTCCAGGAGTTCGCCCGCCAGGGGTTCCTGCCGGAGACGCTGCGCAACTACCTGGCGCTGCTGGGCTGGGCGCCCAGGGACGGCCGCGAGCGGCTGACCGACGAGGAACTGGTCGCCGAGTTCGACCTGAACGCGGTCGGCCGGTCCGCGGCCGCGTTCGATGTAGACAAGCTCACCGCCTTCAACGGCGAGCGGATCCGCGACCTGGACCCCGACGCGCTCGCCGACCGGTTGCTGCCCTTCCTCGACGGCACCTACGGCGAAGCGCTGGTGGCCACCCCGCCGAACGGCGACCAGTTGGCGGTCGTGCGCGGGCTGGTGCCGCTGGTCCAGGAGCGCATGCAGCGTCTGGACGAGGTGCAGCGTTACGCGCCGGCCTTCCTCCGTGACGAGGTGGCCTTCGATCCGGACAGCGTCGCCAAGGTGTTCGGCAAGGCCGGTTCGATCGAGGCCATCGAGGCCGCCCAGCGCGTGCTGGCCGACGTCGACTGGAGCGTCGAGGCGATCGAGGCCGCGCTGCGCGGACTGCCGGAGGAGCTCGGCATCGGCTTCGGCAAGGTGGCCCAGCCGATCCGGGTCGCCGTGACCGGCTCGTCGGTCAGCCCGCCGCTGTTCGAGTCGATCGAGCTGCTCGGCCGCGACCGCACGCTGGCTCGCCTGACCGCGGCGCTGCCCGTCGCCAAGGAGGCACGAGGGGACGCCTGA